One window from the genome of Neospora caninum Liverpool complete genome, chromosome VI encodes:
- a CDS encoding GF13052, related, translated as MADLTLEPRGACASRYLMADLEDLDSSEGNSLVPYSRLGKSGADTNLYSMTPDISSRCAASRGLLRDDSRPSGGFDDLLGCPRSMSPDKDLGGLGRRPASRLSPAELKAQVRLRNMCGKPLRPDDVLVTRILSGEKSYWEALDEMRNLCASLTVENEKLKTGNAKATTRALELEQKSRAEIRRLQTLQRVTRDELEMKLQDLTAENVRLRQSRDVQRALQEQKVQMQKQIERFRQDSEEKGRLAAQRARELQLLKEETQRTTETAEALKGRVESLQAKLAEAVSQKNLLLIRVKKDIRDIQDSAQQAREAVLAEKARSEQQAAEVEKHAQMQIQLHERKIRDLQQTVASEESQGEYYRRKYEEASKQLAKLKTQFDSTQHKTETDIALRERKVQELSESLNAAQKARDRSVQELNAMRSKYNILRGELEKAEQRRNHAEQEAIRAGAQVETMDVGRSTLETKVSELQLERSGLLEKLQLAEQEVSDLREAKNKIKASLDLAYQKEQFRLMEENSRLGTDLKVAQQQLEAVTRQKEQLQTDAERLRGAEEELRELQVDFLKMKTTLQLVQGRPCENAKVVADGVVSSLRAYLELKKATETQEQSLASLSQQNQALSQKASEVAALTREMLALESENRSLNDHIAALTGELRTMGDQQTALQLEKEAQEGAHRQQIDRLQKELEARRREMDHQLEQVKERTRQETTKLTTELDRVKKLLEAEKKRTSELQSQMEDATAEASRRVADSEKRYQEQLRERNAQIEAMGVERDALAAETKEELQALKKTQAEALKAARAERDRALAERESHYQQQLEDMRGRHEQQLASQNHQKQELQQRLQQVELSLQETEAALRRELDAKAADARSLQGQKEKLERELAAAKERLEDELRSAERNVERLKRERQQDVERLQKELEEATRTAAEADAAAAEKLITLEADAKTTRDQLKKATASSEEKDALLETAKAKYADLANKHNDLVQKFNDLVDESKKLKKDLNVTADDKEAKEKQIKKLTDAQARDQEEIAAIRLKEREAVATGDRLTADIEKLKAEHRAAELKLKKDIDAITTDKEAVEAKLAQAQRMHSEEAEALKHRIGQLTKEKADLEKAQQRLEEEKAALEQEQRKAASEAKTAQEILQKNIADLQKRNQDLESGLKTAKAAGAAAARSPAPAGAAQAGQAAPPQAPPPAEEGGLFSWFGGGAPAEEPPESPDSSAVGATAAEGAAPEGDAAESSSWGWW; from the exons ATGGCTGACCTGACGCTCGAACCCCGCGGCGCGTGTGCGTCGCGTTACCTGATGGCCGATCTCGAGGACTTGGATTCCTCTGAGGGCAACAGTTTAGTTCCCTACTCGCGGTTGGGCAAATCGGGCGCAGACACGAATCTCTATTCGATGACTCCCGACATTTCGAGCCGCTGTGCGGCGTCGCGGGGACTGCTGCGCGACGACTCGAGACCGTCCGGTGGGTTCGACGATCTGCTTGGGTGTCCGCGGTCCATGTCCCCCGACAAGGATCTTGGTGGCCTCGGGCGTCGCCCAGCGTCGCGCCTGTCCCCCGCCGAGTTGAAAGCGCAAGTGCGACTGCGGAACATGTGCGGGAAGCCGCTGCGCCCAGACGACGTGCTGGTGACGCGCATCTTGTCGGGGGAGAAGAGCTACTGGGAAGCGCTGGACGAGATGCGGAATCTGTGTGCGAGCCTCACTgtggagaacgagaaactcAAGACTgggaacgcgaaggcgacgaccAGGGCGTTGGAACTCGAACAGAAGAGCCGCGCGGAGATCCGGCGACTGCAGACGCTGCAGCGCGTGACGCGGGACGAACTGGAAATGAAGCTCCAGGATTTGACGGCAGAAAACGTCCGGCTCCGGCAATCTCGAGACGTCCAGAGAGCGCTTCAGGAGCAGAAAGTTCAGATGCAGAAGCAGATCGAGCGGTTCAGGCAGGACAGTGAAGAGAAGGGGCGGCTGGCGGCGCAGCGCGCACGCGAGCTTCAGCTGttgaaagaggagacgcagcgaaccacggagacggcggaggcgtTGAAGGGACGGGTCGAGAGCCTCCAGGCGAAGTTAGCTGAAGCAGTCTCTCAAAAGAATCTCTTGTTGATTCGCGTGAAGAAAGACATTCGCGATATCCAGGACtcggcgcagcaggcgcgagaggccgtgctggccgagaaggcgcgaagcgaaCAACAAGCTGCCGAGGTGGAGAAACACGCGCAGATGCAAATACAGCTGCACGAGCGGAAGATCCGCGACCTCCAGCAAACGGTGGCCTCGGAGGAAAGCCAGGGAGAGTATTACCGGCGAAAGTACGAGGAGGCGTCCAAGCAGTTGGCCAAGCTGAAGACGCAGTTCGACAGCACGCAacacaagacagagacagacatCGCCttgagagagcgaaaggtcCAGGAACTGAGTGAAAGCTTGAATGCGGCGCAGAAGGCCAGAGACCGCAGCGTGCAGGAACTCAATGCCATGCGCTCCAAGTACAACATTCTGCGGGGCGAactcgagaaggcggagcagAGGCGAAACCACGCGGAACAGGAGGCTATTCGAGCCGGG GCTCAAGTGGAAACGATGGATGTGGGCCGGAGCACACTGGAGACGAAAGTGAGCGAACTTCAGCTGGAGCGATCCGGCCTCCTGGAGAAGCTGCAGCTTGCAGAGCAGGAGGTGTCCGACctgcgagaagcgaagaacaaAATCAAAGCTTCTCTGGACCTCGCGTACCAGAAGGAGCAATTCCGGCTCATGGAGGAGAACAGCCGCCTAGGGACCGACTTAAAGGTCGCCCAGCAACAACTCGAAGCCGTCACGCGACAAAAGGAACAGCTGCAGACTGACGCGGAGCGGCTGCGGGGGGCTGAGGAAGAACTACGGGAGTTGCAGGTGGATTTCCTCAAGATGAAAACGACCTTGCAACTGGTGCAGGGTCGACCCTGCGAGAATGCCAAAGTTGTCGCGGACGGAGTCGTTAGCTCCCTTCGCGCGTACTTGGAACTCAAAAAAGCAACTGAA ACGCAGGAGCAGTCGCTGGCGTCGCTGTCTCAGCAGAACCAGGCGCTGAGTcagaaggcgagcgaggtGGCGGCTCTCACCCGCGAAATGCTCGCGCTGGAGTCTGAGAATCGGTCGCTGAACGATCACATTGCGGCCTTGACAGGGGAACTAAGGACGATGGGAGACCAGCAGACGGCGttgcagctggagaaggaggcgcaAGAAGGAGCCCACCGTCAGCAGATCGACCGTCTGCAGAAAGAGCTCGAAGCTCGGCGCCGCGAAATGGATCACCAGCTGGAACaggtgaaggagagaactcggcaggagacgacgaagctgACGACCGAGTTAGATCGCGTCAAGAAGCTgctcgaggccgagaagaagcgcacgAGCGAGTTGCAGTCTCAGATGGAAGACGCCACGGCGGAGGCTAGCCGACGCGTTGCAGACTCGGAGAAGAGGTACCAGGAGCAACTCCGAGAGCGAAACGCGCAGATTGAGGCGATGGGCGTGGAGCGAGACGCGCTtgcagcggagacgaaggaagagctCCAGGctctgaagaagacgcaagcaGAGGCCTTGAAGGCGGcccgagcagagagagaccgagcgctcgccgagagggaaagcCACTATCAGCAGCAACTTGAAGACATGCGCGGGCGTCACGAGCAACAGCTGGCGTCGCAGAATCACCAAAAACAAGAACtgcagcagcgcctgcagcaAGTGGAACTGTCCCTCCAAGAGACCGAGGCGGCTCTGCGTCGCGAGTTGGATGCGAAGGCCGCCGATGCGCGATCTCTCCAGGGCCAGAAGGAGAAGCTGGAGCGAGAGCtcgcggcggcgaaggagcgTTTGGAGGACGAGTTGCGGAGTGCGGAGAGGAATGTGGAGCGACTCAAGCGTGAGCGGCAACAAGACGTCGAACGGCTCCAAAAAGAactggaagaagcgacgcggACCGCCGCAGAGGCGGACGCCGCGGCCGCAGAGAAACTGATAACCCTCGAAGCCGATGCGAAGACCACCCGAGACCAGttgaagaaggcgactgcgagcagcgaagagaaggacgcgctCTTGGAAACCGCCAAGGCCAAGTACGCAGATCTGGCGAACAAACACAACGATTTGGTGCAAAAGTTCAACGACTTGGTGGACGAAAGcaagaagctgaagaaggacTTGAACGTCACAGCAGACgacaaagaggcgaaggaaaaacaaATCAAGAAGTTGACGGACGCCCAGGCTCGCGACCAAGAGGAAATCGCGGCGATCCGACTCaaggagcgagaagctgTTGCCACGGGAGACCGGCTCACCGCAGACATTGAGAAACTGAAGGCGGAGCATCGCGCGGCAGAGCTGAAACTCAAGAAAGACATCGATGCCATCACCACTGATAAAGAGGCCGTCGAA GCGAAGCTGGCCCAGGCGCAGAGGATGCacagcgaggaagccgaggcgcTCAAACATCGCATTGGCCAgctgacgaaggagaaggcggaccTTGAAAAAGCCCAGCAGCGCttggaagaggagaaggctGCTCTTGAacaggaacagagaaaagcggccagtgaggcgaagacggcccAAGAGATCCTCCAGAAAAATATTGCTGATCTTCAAAAACGAAACCAAGACCTGGAGAGCGGGCTGAAAACAGCAAAGGCTGCtggagcagcagctgcgaggAGCCCCGCCCCAGCTGGAGCTGCTCAGGCAGGACAAGCCGCCCCGCCACAGGCGCCACCGCCAGCGGAAG AAGGCGGCCTCTTCTCGTGGTTCGGCGGAGGCGCACCGGCAGAGGAGCCGCCGGAATCGCCCGACAGCAGCGCAGTTGGTGCAACCGCGGCCGAGGGAGCGGCGCCAGAGGGCGACGCTGCTGAGAGCTCCAGCTGGGGCTGGTGGTAG
- a CDS encoding Ribose 5-phosphate isomerase A,related, translated as MNAQDKAKQTVGYYAVDTFVRSGMRVGLGTGTTAKFVVERIGQRMQEGTLKDLLCVPTSEATRKQAESLAIPLTTLDGIDDCLDVAIDGADEILPPALGLVKGRGGALLREKMVAAAAKTFVVAADESKLVSNGIGSTGALPVEVVVFSNSHTKRLISALPSVRSHGGRAEFRRKTPAASGETRDAKGDLEDVKEEDRFVTDNGNYIVDLYFKDTVTDLHEMDKEIKSIPGVVETGLFLDLASVCLIGKADGSVATLTAESK; from the exons ATGAATGCACAGGACAAAGCAAAGCAGACTGTG GGCTACTACGCAGTCGACACTTTTGTGCGGAGCGGCATGCGCGTCGGTCTCGGCACCGGAACTACTGCCAAGTTCGTTGTCGAGAGAATCggccagcgcatgcaggagggAACTCTCAAGGATCTCCTCTGTGTCCCGACCAGCGAGGCAACCCGCAAACAG GCGGAGAGCTTGGCAATTCCTCTCACCACGCTGGACGGCATCGACGATTGCCTCGATGTGGCGATTGACGGAGCAGACGAAATTCTTCCTCCCGCTCTCGGGCTCGTGAAaggccgcggcggcgccttgcTGCGGGAGAAAATGGTTGCGGCGGCTGCAAAGACGTTTGTCGTG GCTGCCGATGAATCGAAACTCGTCTCCAACGGCATAGGGTCCACAGGGGCTCTGCCCGTTGAGGTCGTCGTCTTTTCCAACTCCCACACAAAGCGCCTGATTTCCGCGTTGCCGTCTGTGAGAAGCCACGGTGGGCGGGCGGAGTTCCGGAGAAAAACTCCCGCTGCGTCTGGCGAGACACGGGACGCGAAGGGCGACTTGGAAGACgtgaaggaagaagaccgaTTCGTTACAGATAATGGGAACTACATCGTCGACCTCTACTTCAAAGATACCGTGACGGACCTTCATGAAATGGACAAAGAAATCAAAAGC ATTCCTGGAGTCGTCGAGACAGGCCTTTTCCTCGACTTGGCCTCAGTGTGCCTGATTGGCAAGGCTGACGGCTCCGTTGCGACTTTGACTGCAGAAAGCAAATAA